One Acinetobacter pullicarnis genomic region harbors:
- the dnaX gene encoding DNA polymerase III subunit gamma/tau: protein MYQVLARKYRPRNFNELVGQSHVSRALTSALDRGRLHHAYLFTGTRGVGKTTIARILAKCLNCETGVTSTPCEQCATCQAVNAGRFIDLIEIDAASRTKVEDTRELLDNVPYAPTQGRYKVYLIDEVHMLSTHSFNALLKTLEEPPAHVKFLFATTDPQKLPITVISRCLQFTLRPLAVDEITQHLEQILKTEAITAEHDALWQIAEAAQGSVRDALSLTDQAIAFGQGEIHHQDVKDMLGLIDRSIIYDLLAAIHQNKQQQVSQLLLQFRQQALDVALVLDQLISTLHELALLQHLPDLSLKYSEEINHKIKKLSAVISAQDLQLYYQIACKGRADLQMAVTQEQGFEMTVLRLLAFRPLSLEEISYSTGGSAQIVLESNITVAAPTETSGTEQGIIAAPTAVQPPRTQAKATHAVQAMPSSQPTAVVHETAQESPVPNHVVDVTADHVLETGTHTAETVTLTETIERVAPVVQPEILEPTGAVAATATTSRSEAPALTSFISAADDRQTALHTIDIASLSDQDAFFLDPQRDATLQAVVEQPMVPQTAVVEQNQVIEQSQAHQPLFQQEAEQPHLQNSQAALTGATSQPKQMPQDILALAPQQLDGEWDVHKWEYWFRSSGLPPAVQELAQQGLMTGQINGASVFHTTQQYENLLAQAQFDLQQALSNQWPDTRFSVEYKEIAEITPFILQNQRKEKAFQCATDLLHQEPVVKSLVETFEAELNDIQIK, encoded by the coding sequence ATGTATCAGGTACTTGCACGTAAATATCGTCCGCGTAATTTTAATGAGTTGGTGGGCCAAAGCCATGTTTCCCGAGCTTTAACCAGCGCGCTAGACCGTGGTCGTTTACATCATGCATATTTGTTTACTGGAACCCGTGGTGTCGGTAAAACCACCATTGCACGTATTTTGGCAAAATGTCTGAACTGCGAAACTGGTGTAACATCAACACCATGCGAACAGTGTGCAACCTGTCAGGCGGTGAATGCAGGTCGTTTTATCGATCTGATCGAAATTGATGCTGCGTCACGAACCAAAGTGGAAGACACCCGTGAACTGCTCGATAACGTGCCTTATGCCCCAACCCAAGGGCGCTATAAAGTTTATCTGATCGATGAAGTGCATATGCTTTCAACGCATTCTTTTAATGCGTTGTTGAAAACCTTGGAAGAACCGCCGGCACACGTTAAGTTTTTATTTGCGACGACTGATCCGCAGAAATTACCGATTACGGTGATTTCACGTTGTTTGCAATTTACTTTACGGCCTTTGGCGGTTGATGAAATCACCCAACACCTTGAACAAATTTTAAAAACAGAAGCGATTACCGCGGAACATGATGCACTTTGGCAAATTGCTGAAGCAGCACAAGGTTCTGTACGTGATGCTTTGTCGCTCACCGATCAAGCGATTGCTTTTGGTCAAGGGGAGATTCATCACCAAGATGTAAAAGACATGCTTGGTCTGATTGATCGCAGTATTATTTATGATTTGTTGGCTGCGATTCACCAAAATAAACAACAACAGGTTAGTCAACTGCTGTTGCAGTTTAGGCAGCAAGCCTTAGATGTCGCGTTGGTGCTAGATCAACTGATTTCAACTTTACATGAGTTGGCATTGTTGCAACACTTACCCGATTTAAGCCTGAAATATAGCGAAGAAATTAACCATAAAATTAAAAAATTATCTGCGGTGATTTCAGCACAAGATTTACAGCTGTACTATCAGATTGCCTGTAAAGGCCGTGCTGATTTACAAATGGCGGTGACTCAAGAACAAGGCTTTGAAATGACGGTGCTGCGCTTATTGGCATTCCGTCCGTTGTCGCTTGAAGAAATCTCCTACTCAACGGGAGGATCTGCACAAATTGTACTTGAGTCAAATATCACGGTTGCAGCGCCAACAGAAACAAGTGGCACTGAGCAAGGCATTATTGCAGCGCCTACAGCAGTACAACCACCGCGTACGCAAGCAAAAGCTACGCACGCAGTACAAGCCATGCCATCCTCTCAGCCAACAGCGGTTGTCCACGAGACAGCACAAGAGAGTCCTGTTCCGAATCATGTGGTTGATGTTACTGCCGATCATGTACTGGAAACAGGTACACATACAGCTGAAACCGTGACTTTGACAGAGACAATCGAGCGCGTCGCCCCAGTGGTTCAGCCTGAAATACTTGAGCCGACGGGTGCGGTTGCTGCTACAGCTACCACTAGTCGCTCTGAAGCGCCGGCATTAACCTCATTTATCAGTGCCGCAGATGATCGTCAAACGGCACTACACACGATTGATATTGCATCACTGTCTGACCAAGATGCATTTTTCCTTGATCCGCAACGTGATGCAACGTTGCAAGCCGTCGTAGAGCAACCGATGGTTCCGCAGACCGCAGTTGTTGAACAAAATCAAGTCATTGAGCAAAGTCAAGCGCATCAGCCGTTATTCCAGCAAGAAGCCGAACAGCCACATTTGCAAAATAGCCAAGCAGCGCTTACAGGCGCGACCTCGCAGCCGAAGCAAATGCCACAAGACATTTTGGCACTCGCACCGCAACAGCTGGATGGTGAATGGGATGTACATAAGTGGGAATACTGGTTTAGAAGCAGTGGCTTACCACCAGCAGTACAAGAACTCGCACAGCAAGGTCTGATGACAGGGCAGATTAATGGTGCATCGGTATTTCATACCACTCAACAATATGAAAACTTACTGGCGCAAGCACAGTTTGACTTACAGCAAGCATTGTCCAATCAATGGCCAGACACGCGCTTTAGCGTGGAATACAAAGAAATTGCTGAAATCACGCCCTTTATTTTGCAAAATCAACGCAAAGAAAAAGCCTTTCAATGTGCGACTGATTTACTGCATCAAGAACCTGTCGTGAAAAGTTTGGTTGAAACCTTTGAAGCCGAATTAAACGATATTCAAATCAAATAA